The segment ATGccacacaaatcctaataacccttatttatataaaatctGCCGCCTCACACTCCTCGGAACATATGGATTCCTGAATCAGCTTATATAAAAGACTTCTCATAGAAATAGAATTCTATTCTATCCAACAAGCTCATTACATGGGTTATTAAGTGGGCTGGATTTAATTGGTGTTGTGCACCTAACAAGAAGTTGTAGCCATtgactacaactaagtttgtatcCCAACTTTTTCCCCACCATATAACTTTGAAACAAATAATGTAATTTATGTTCCTtagattttttcattttctgggAAATTTCAGCTATTTAAATTATTCGAAAGTAAAAGTAGGAATTATGCTTATTGATTACTTTATAGTTTATAGTAGgcccttctctttctttctcttcttgtgGTCCCCTcaagcatatttttttttttgcatagaaTGGCCTTAACATGTGACTATGTACTGTTTACTTGTATTCTGGTTCCTGGATCCATACCCCAAATTCAATAAACTATTTGGTACCACTGTCCCAGCAAGTGGTGTGGTGACCCTCCAGACTTTGtctttgttttcacttttcaaagaAATCCACATGATTTTTGGTCTAATCACTTATGGAAGTCAAGTACAGTTCACATTCGGACAACTTGCTCTTCGATCATTATTCTGAAAACACCATAAATCATTATGCCATCTTTATCTTATTATATGATAATGTCTttgttatataataatttagaaAGACAATTACGATTGGAGGTGAAATAATTTTGTGACAATGGCAGCATTGGTAGAATGATATTGCATATTGATTGACTGGTCGTTGGAAAATAACAATCATGATCCCAGTTTTCTAAGTAAATTTAAGATATAGACCACTCATTCATATTACTTTTATTACTCCTCATTTATTggctaataaaaatattaaaacctagtgggttccaattagttcaactggtaaagtctttgatgattGGATAAAAAATCTGGGATTCAATTCCCACTTatactaaaaactgattggtgtcttaatctgatgataaaaagttatcattaagagcggatgtcataggttgaaactctttaaaaaaatattaaagccATTGTTCTTGCCCAAATGCGAAACCCTTTAATGATCCATTGACTTAACTTAAGATTTGCACTCTGCAGAATTAGATCCTCTCTTCTCATCACTAATAAAGATCTTAGTGGGAATCACAAACATTTATTATATGTGAACCCTACAAAGATAATGTCATGATATTGATAAATACAGCAAGGCATCTGAGGTGAATGAAGATATCTTAAGCAACCCAAGGTTATTCAACTTGTGCATttggattattatttttttgttagttaaagttgacaaaaatatagttatacctaagaaaaaaaatcttataataaGGTACaactttaaaaggaaaaaactgaTCCAAACTAATTGTCCTTGTTTTGTTTATCCTGTCCTATATTTTGAAGCAaagagctttttatttttatttttatgagaagATGAAGCAAACAACTTAATAAAAGGAGATGGACATTATTAAAACGACTTCAAAAGTGAAATCaggtaaaataaaatcacaaatttcACATACACAAGCTACAAAAAGAATATGCAAATTAAATAGGGAAATTGGCTTTCAACATATACTTTCcccccattaaaaataaaaacacaaacaaatccaaaaaaaaaaaaaaaaaaaaagaagaagaagaagagaaaatcaACGATCCAattacaaacccataaaaaaaaaaaaaaaaggaaaaaaaaaaaaaaaaaaaagaagaaaaagaaagagcagTTGAGCACTTTCACTTGCATGTCAAATTCTCGATAGCTTGTGACTTGGTATTAACAGCCATGCTGCAACTCAATTCTGCAgactttttcttcttgaaaaTCATTAACAAATGTACCTTTCCACTCAATTTGGCATAGCTTGTTAATGGTAATTTTCCAGAATTGAGGTCACTAGCCAATAGAGATTTGGTGGAAACTTTGGCTGATGTTGCTGTCACCGTGACATTAAACCTCTTGGTCGATCGAAACTTTGCTCGTGACTTAATTATAGTAAACTCTCCAACCTTAGTACCATTGTAAGATATTGTAGCAGTGCTGTTGTCGAATTTGAACTCACCAAAATTGGTGTTTTTGACACTGATTTCAGCATTTAGTTTCACACTAAATGAGGAATTGGTGTACGTATGGCTCTCCACAGAGACTGAATCAATTCGTACCTTCAGATTTCTGATGCGCATAACAAGTAGCACAAAGAGAACTATGATTATGGTTTGTGCTATGACCGCAGCAATTATGTATGCCAAGCACTTCTTCCTTTTACTGCGTGAATCTTTGTTGGGGTTCGTCATTTTTTGAGTGCTTTTACAAAGGTTGTATGAGAGACTTTGTCTGGGTTTGGATTGAAGCTAAAGAATTGAGAGGCTCAAGTAGGAAAGAATGGTGTGCAATTGGATGCAATAAGGTCTACTTTTATAGTGTGATGGTGatgatataatttatataaatgtgGCCCTACCTACACTAGTACATAACTTTTTCAGCCCAAATTTCTAAACCTGCTATTGAAGATATTTAGCCGTTGTGATTTGATATAAGATAAATTATATGACACAATGATTATAGAAActtctttatttaaaaattaaaattcaaggTGAATTATAAAAACGGTTGAGTTATTAGTGTTAACTAGCCCGGATgtcccacttttttttctttcgaaAGTCGTGCTCCATGTTTTACTGAAGTATAATATATACCTAATTAACCCActcattgattttttatttttatttttttattaaagagaATTTCAATCTAGACATCTGCTTCTGATAAcgactttttattattaaaccaaaatactagttagtttttggtgtaaacagggattaaatttcaaatttcttatttaattatcagATAATTTACCGATTAAACCTGTAAATTGAACCTATATGTGATGCAATTATGTAACTTGGGTCAGTCCCATTTCGAGAAATTGACTTGTAAAGTCAAATAAAGTGGGTTCCGTTTCCATGGTGTAAAATGACTTGAGAGTGTGTTGGACGTTGCTTGATTATATATACATCTTCTAGAGGGATGCGGTTTGAAATTTTCTCAAAGACCGACTGAGAATGTTTCACGCTGAAGGCATGTgctagagaaaaacaaatactCTGATGAAAGTGAGTTGCACAAGTTAGAAATATTCGTGTGGCTGTCAAAGAGGGTGACAAGCTTTCCGTGAAGTAGTACTGGAATAAAGAAATCCCAACTTGCATCACTTGGATTTTCCAGGACTACAGGAGAGTTACTGTTATTTGGCTTTTCCATAGTCAAAATTTCAACAACTATAAGCAGCATTATTGCACCTTTATTATACTTGAGTTTTAAGTTTTTCCAAGATTTTGAACTTCATTTTCACTTTCTGACTTTGCTTATTGAGACCTAAGAAAGTAGAAACCCAATTGACACTCAATTCATGATATTCATCCATCACTGATCTTGAgtctttttttggtgaaaaaaaaaaaaaaacctattttgagtTGATGATTCTGCCATTTTGGTCATCATCAGATGTTAAAAAAAGTTGTACAACATTTTGATAAAAGGGGTATCTATTAGATTGTACTCTAGTTGTAAAAAGGGATGGTTTGGGTACAAAGccctcaaaaatcaaaatgcatAGACAGATAGACTCTTTCAATGCGAtactttaaatataataaaatttgtacatattttatcaaaatattattcaaTAATATGGGAGTCCCTCATC is part of the Quercus robur chromosome 9, dhQueRobu3.1, whole genome shotgun sequence genome and harbors:
- the LOC126699896 gene encoding late embryogenesis abundant protein At1g64065-like, translating into MTNPNKDSRSKRKKCLAYIIAAVIAQTIIIVLFVLLVMRIRNLKVRIDSVSVESHTYTNSSFSVKLNAEISVKNTNFGEFKFDNSTATISYNGTKVGEFTIIKSRAKFRSTKRFNVTVTATSAKVSTKSLLASDLNSGKLPLTSYAKLSGKVHLLMIFKKKKSAELSCSMAVNTKSQAIENLTCK